From the Streptococcus hyointestinalis genome, the window AGAGGGCGATGTGGTCAATGAAGGCGATATCCTCCTTGAAATCATGTCGGACAAGACCAATATGGAGCTAGAAGCTGAGGATTCTGGTGTCTTGATTAAGATTGTCCATGGCAATGGCGATGTCGTGCCCGTCACAGAAGTCATCGGCTATCTAGGAGCTGAGGGCGAAGTGGTCGCAGAAACTTTTGCGAGCCAAGAACCAGCCCAGCCGATACCACAAGAACAGGTAAAACCAGCGCCAGCTAAGGAGGCAGTTCAAGAAGTCGCTATCCAGCGCTCAGCAGGTGAAAAGGTTCGTGCCACGCCTGCTGCCCGTGCCACCGCTCGCAAGCTCGGACTTGACCTTGAGGTCATCCCAGGAAGCGGTGCTAAGGGACGCATTCACAAGGACGACGTGGAAAAATTCAAGGGTGCACAGCCTAAGGTCAGCCCACTGGCAGCTAAGATTGCGCTTGATCACGGACTGGACTTGTCAACTATCACAGGTACAGGTACTAATGGCAAGATTATGAAAGCAGATGTCCTAGCTGCCATTAAGCCAACTGTGGCTGAACAAGCAGCGCCAGCACCAGCTGTCACGGAAAAACCAGCGCTTCCTGAGGGTGTTGAAATCATCAAGATGAGTGCTATGCGTAAGGCGATTGCAAAAGGCATGACCCATTCTTACCTGACGGCACCGACCTTTACGCTTAACTATGACATTGACATGACCAACCTCATTGCCCTGCGTAAGCAAGTCATTGAGCCTATCATGAATAAGACTGGCAACAAAGTGACCTTTACCGATTTGATTGGGCTTGCGGTGGTCAAGACTCTGATGAAACCAGAGCACCGCTATCTAAACGCTTCTCTCATCAATGACGCTCAAGAAATCGAGCTACACCAGTTTGTCAATCTGGGTATTGCTGTTGGGCTTGATGATGGTCTGGTTGTGCCAGTTGTGCATGGTGCGGACAAGATGAGCCTGTCTGAGTTTGTCACAGCCTCAAAAGACGTTATCAAAAAAGCACAGACCGGCAAGCTAAAAGCCGCTGAAATGTCTGGCTCAACCTTCTCTATTACCAACCTTGGCATGTTTGGCACTAAGAGCTTTAACCCAATCATCAATCAGCCAAACTCAGCTATCCTAGGGGTAGCAGCGACTGTGCCAACGCCTGTAGCGCTTGACGGTGAAGTCGTTATCCGACCAATCATGGCAATGTGCCTGACCATCGACCACCGTATCGTCGATGGCATGAACGGCGCCAAATTCATGGTTGACCTCAAAAACCTACTCGAAAACCCAATGAAACTACTGATATAAGGTAAGATGTGAGCTCGTCAAAACACGCAGGAAAAATAGGAAGTTGACGTAGACAGCTTGCTGTCAGGTCACGCTTATCTTTTTTCCAAAGTGTTTCGAGCAAACTCAGTTCAGCGTAAAAAACGAAGAGAAAATAGGAAAGCGACGCAGGGACTGTAAGTCCCAAGACGACTTTATCTTTTTCCCGACGTTTTTAGCTCGCATTCAAAGTTGCTGATATAAAGTAAGATGTGAGCTCGCAGTCAACATTACGAATTGAATTGTCAGGTGAGGAGTAGCAATGAAAATAGAGCATGTTGCACTTTATGTGGAAGATTTAGAAAAAAGCAAAGCGTTTTTTGAACACTATTTCAAAGCGCAGGCAGGAGCACAGTACCACAATAAGAAAACCAACTTTCGCTCCTATTTTTTGACCTTTGAGGGCGGTGCAAGGCTTGAAATCATGACTAGAGATGATTTGGAGCTTCAAGCTAAACCTCACACACGAACAGGCTTTGCGCATATTGCTTTTAGCTTGGGAAGCAAAGAAAAGGTCGATAGCTTAACGGAGCAGCTTGTTTTAGATGGTTATGAGTGTATCAGTGGTCCAAGGACCACTGGCGATGGTTACTATGAGTCTTGCATTTTGGATAGTGAAGGCAATCAGATAGAACTAACGGTTTAAAAAGTTTACATAAATATAAGTTTGTAAACATCTATTTCAAACAATTATCATAAAAAGAATAGGAGACATCATGGCAGTTGAAGTGATTATGCCAAAACTCGGGGTGGATATGCAGGAAGGCGAGATCCTCGAGTGGAAAAAACAAGAAGGTGATGTGGTCAACGAAGGCGACATTCTCCTTGAAATCATGTCGGACAAGACAAACATGGAGCTTGAGGCAGAGGACTCAGGCGTGCTTTTGAAAATCGTGCACCAAGCAGGTGAGACAGTACCTGTCACTGAGGTTATCGCCTACATCGGTGCTGAGGGCGAGAGTGTAGAGGCGCCAAGTGCGACTGCGACCATCACAGCAGCGGACGGTCAGTCTGTCACAGCGCCAGCACAACCAAGTAAAGAAGCCGTCGCAGAAGTGGCAGCCCAGCCAAAAGAAGCGCTGGGTGCGGATGAGTACGATATCGTGGTCGTCGGTGGTGGTCCTGCTGGTTACTACGCAGCCATCCGTGGCGCTCAGTTGGGTGGCAAGATTGCCATCGTCGAAAAGTCAGAGTTTGGTGGCACCTGCCTCAACAAAGGCTGTATCCCAACCAAGACTTACCTCAAAAACGCAGAGATTCTCGATGGACTGAAAATCGCAGCGGGTCGTGGGATTAACCTCGCCTCAACCAACTACAGCATTGACATGGACAAGACCGTAGCTTTCAAAGACGGCGTTGTCAAGACCTTGACTGGCGGTGTGCGTGGACTTTTGAAAGCCAACAAAGTCGAGATTTTCAACGGTTTGGGGCAGGTCAACCCAGACAAGACCGTGGTTATCGGCGATAAGGTCATCAAAGGACGCCATATCATCCTTGCCACAGGCTCAAAAGTCTCTCGTATCAACATCCCAGGTATCGACTCACCGCTTGTCCTCACGTCTGACGACATCCTTGATTTAAAAGAAATCCCAAGTTCACTAGCTGTTATCGGTGGCGGCGTTGTCGGGGTCGAGCTGGGTCTGGTTTATGCCGCTTACGGCACGGAAGTGACTGTGATTGAGATGGCAGACCGTATCATCCCAGCTATGGATAAGGAAGTGTCGCTTGAGCTTCAACGTATCCTCGCTAAAAAGCACGGCATGAAGTTCTTGACCTCAACCTCCCTCAGCGAAATTGTCGAGCACGGCAACCAATTGACACTGAAATTAGCGGACGGTACTGAAGTTGTCGCTGACAAGGCGTTGCTTTCTATCGGTCGTGTACCACAGCTCAAGGGGCTTGAAAATCTTGACCTCGAGCTTGAGCGTGGACGTATCAAGGTCGACGCTTACCAAGAAACATCTATCAAGGGTATCTACGCCCCAGGTGATGTCAACGGTACCAAGATGCTTGCCCATGCTGCTTACCGTATGGGTGAGATTGCGGCTGAAAATGCCCTGCGTGGCAATACAAGAAAAGCCCACCTCGACTTCACACCTGCAGCTGTCTACACCCATCCAGAAGTGGCAATGGTCGGCTTGACCGAAGACCAAGCCCGTGAGCAGTACGGCGAGATTTTGGTCGGCAAAAATAGCTTTGCCGGAAACGGACGTGCCATCGCTTCAAACGAAGCAGAAGGCTTTGTCAAAGTCATCTCCGAGCCAAAATACCACGAAATCCTAGGTGTTCACATCATCGGACCAGCTGCCGCTGAAATCATCAACGAAGCAGCTACCATCATGGAAATGGAACTCACTATCGACGAGGTTGCCCAATCCATCCACGGACACCCAACCTTCTCAGAAGTCCTCTACGAAGCCGTTATGGACGTCCTTGGCGAAGCCATCCATAACCCACCAAAACGTAAATAATGACAAACAAATAGAAGCCCTTAATCAGGCTTCTATTGTTTTTATATGAAAGTCATTTTGAAGCAAGAGTTTGCTTATGACTTTCAATGTTTTGTTTAGCGTCTTTTTCATCCCAAATCTGTAACTCCCAAGGAAAGTTACCGTTAGGAGCAAAATAAGCATGAACACCAATATAACCGTCAGCGTCTTTCAAGTACCAATTACTGAGTTTGTAATTGTCTTTCCAATCATCTATCTTGTTTAAGATAGCATTGACATCATGAGAATCGAGTATCACCCTCGCCCCAAAAATGTCGTTTAAAATGGTGTTGACGGGATATGTTGTCTCTCTTTTCCTGTGGTAGTCGATTTTGTCTAAGATACTTTCTGTTGTCTTGACTCTGTAATAAAAATTAATGTCTTTTACGTCGGCTTTATACAGATAATCATTGATAGCCTCATGTAAATGTAAGCGATACGCCAAAATGTACTCTGTAGGAACTTTGCTAAACGTCCTAGAAAGATTGACTTTTTCAACTTTACCGGTCTCAAAATAATCTTTTGCGTATTGTTCATGTATCTTATTGATTTCAGTAACCAATCGTTCAACTTTTTCAATCATTTTTGGCATTATTTCTACTAGTGACTGCAGCGTTTACTTTGGTTGCTGACTGTTGTGAACGGGATACCTGCGCCCTTGCTTATGGTGCTTGTTTTGACGTTTTCGTCTTATAATAGGTCTATTGTGCGTGCTTTCATTCTTGTCATTGCTGTCATTTCTACTAATCCAAAGATAAACTAAAAGGCAAAAAGCCAAAGTCAAAATGTATTTCATTATTGTACTCCCTCACCATTCATCATCGTTATAATCCCAACTCTTCTATACTGTTATTATATCAATTTTTGACAACAATAAAAAGCGTATTTTGTCTCTTTTCTAACGAACTTTGGATGACGCCAAAGCTTTTTATGGTCTTGTCATTTTAGCTTATAAAAGTTGGAGTTATATTATTTGGGCTGTGTGTGGCTTTATGCTATAATGAAAGCGGTTAGGTGTTGAAAAAACATCCCACAACCTTTTAGAAAGAGTGCGTTTTTATGAAATATATCGTTAATAACAGTCATGACCCTGCTTATAATATCGCCCTTGAAGCTTACGCTTTTCGTGAGTTGACGGCGCTGGATGAGATTTTTATTCTCTGGATCAATGAGCCAGCCATCATCATCGGCAAGCACCAAAACACCATTGAGGAGATTAACAAGGCCTTTACCGATGAACACGGTATCCATGTGGTGCGTCGTCTGTCTGGTGGCGGTGCGGTTTACCATGATTTAAATAACCTTAACTACACTATTATCTCTAATAAATCTGACGAAGGGGCTTTTGATTTTAAGACCTTCTCAAAACCGGTCATTGATACGCTAGCAAACCTCGGCGTTAAGGCGGAGTTCACAGGGCGCAATGACCTTGAGATTGACGGCAAAAAGTTCTGTGGCAATGCGCAAGCCTACTACAAAGGGCGCATGATGCACCACGGTTGTCTCCTTTTTGACGTGGACATGTCTGTTCTTGGGCAAGCCCTCAAGGTGTCAAAAGACAAGATTGAGTCTAAAGGGGTCAAGTCAGTGCGTGCACGTGTGACCAATATCGTTGACGAATTGCCAGAGAAAATAACGGTGCAGGAGTTCAGCGACGCTTTGCTTAATCAGATGAAAAAAGAGTATCCTGATATGGATGAGTATGTCCTGACAGACGAGGACCTTTCTGCCATTCAAAAGCTTCGTGACGAGCAGTTTGCGACATGGGATTGGACCTATGGACAAGCGCCAGACTACACCATTGAGCGTAGCGTGCGCTACCCAGCTGGGAAAATCACGACCTACGCTGATGTGGAAAATTCTATCATCAAGTCGCTCAAGATTTACGGGGATTTCTTTGGCGTGCGTGGGGTTGAGGACATTGAGGAGCTGCTAAAAGGCGTGCGCTATGAATACAGCGATGTGCTGGCAAAGCTCAACACCATCGACACTACCCAGTATTTCTCACGCATGACCACCGAAGAAGTGGCAAAAGCCATTGTCGAAGCTTAACGAAAAGCTCTCTACTTGTGTAGAGAGCTTTTAGAGTATATGGAGACTTGCGACGAGTTCTGCGATGATAGCGGCGACTTCCTGTGAGGGGCGGTCGTAGTCTAGTGTGAGATAGTATTGCAGTGTCCCAAAGATAGCGTTTGCCATAAAGTGGGCTTGGTAGTGTCGCTTGGCTCTAGTGAGCGTCTTGTCTGAAAGCATGACCAAGCAAGATTCAATCATTTGACTTTTTATCATGCTTTGAAGCTCCAATGAGCCGTTATAATTGAGAAGGGCAGACAGCAGAGCGCCTTTTTGACGCAGCAGCACAATAATCTGGTAAAAATAGTCCTCATTCAGCTGTGTGTGTTCTTTCTGGATGGCAAAGATTTCCTTTGTGAGCTCTTCTTGATAATCCACAATCAACTCGATTTTATCTTGATAGTGATTGTAAAAGGTTTTACGTGTGGTCTTGGCTTCTCTGACCAGATCGCTAATGCGAATACTTTCAAAGCTCTGCTCTTTCAGCAAAATCTCTAGCGCATCAAAATAGCGCTGGCGTGTTTTTAAAAAGCGTGCATCTAACATGGTGACCTCCTATGACTACAAAAGGGGCAAAAGCGTGTAATAGCAGGCATTTCGCCCTTGCCATTTACCCCAAAAAAACTATAATAAGTCTATCATAAGTAAACAAAATGTATCTTAAAAAGGAGTTTCTCATGACATTTTTACGCAATCATTGGTATGACTTAGGGTTGATTCCTATGAGTTTGACAGCCCTTTATTTAGCCCTCAACTGGGGAGACCTTTCTGTCCTCTCACGCTTAGCCTTGCTCAATTTCTTTGTGATTTGGTGGCATCAGTTCGAGGAATACCGCCTGCCAGGAGGTGAGGCTGCTATTACTAATCTCGCCATGCAGCCAAGTGATGATGGACCGAGCGACCGCTATCCGCTCAATCAAAACAATGCTATGGTCATCAATGTCCTAGCTAGTCTTATCTTTTACTTTCTACCTGTTTTCTTTCCAAATATCCTTTGGCTTAGTTTTGCGCCTGTGGTCTTTGGACTTTTGCAGTTTGTTGTTCACGCTATCATCACCCCTAAAAAAATCGACAACCGCTTTTACTCGCCGGGTCTAGGTGCTGTCATTTTAGGGCATGTGCCTATCGCTTGCTATTGGTTCTACTATACCATGACAAAAGGACAGCTGACGCTGCTTGATATCGTATTTGGTGTCGTTTATCTCATGCTCTTTGTAGCTGGCTTTATGATGAAAATGGGCTACGGGATTTTAAAAAGCCCAACATCACCTTATCCATTTCCAAAAGCTGAGTTTGAACGTGGTGGCTATGCTGAGCGTATCAGACAGTTAGATAATTAATGACTGGACAGAACAATACTGTAAATTAGTTTAACCAACACCAATCACAATTATTGTTATCAAACAAGTGATAAATGCTTTAAAATATTTTTTCATGTAAGCTATCTCCTTTCTTAAAGTAAATGGTATAATAAAATAAGTGCCGTATTTATTTTTCTCATATGTGCAAAAAGGAGAATAGGATGGAAAATTTCGGAAAAATATTTAGAAAATTCAGAGAAGCTAGAAATTTAACGCTGAAGGATGTTTCAGGTAGTCATCTATCTATTTCACAATTATCTAGATTTGAAAATGAAGAAACAGATTTAACTATTACAAAGTTTATGAAAGCATTAGATGCTATTAATATGCCCATAGATGAGTTTATATATGCGACAAATGACTTTCACCGAGATGATTTAAATGAGCTTTTAGAAAAAATAAGGTCATTCATAGCAAATAGAGATATAGATAGTATGGAAGCGTTATTAGTTTCCTATTCTGAGACAAATAATGACAATAAAGAAATATTCCACAAATTGAATACTATTTTGATAAAAATAAGGCTTCAAGACTTATCTCATAAGGTATACATTGACAAGGGGGATTTAGAATATTTAACCAATTATTTATTTAGCGTTGAATTTTGGGGCTGCTATGAATTACTTCTATTTACTAACACTCTTGACTTTTTAAATCATAAAACATTTATGATACTCTCTAGAGAGATGTGTCGACGTTCGGATTTTTATAAAGAAATTCCAAATAATCGTAGATTAATATCAATAATGCTATTAAATGCTTATATTACCTGTATAGAACGTTCTGAACTAATAGATGCACTTTATTTTGAAAAACAACTAAATATTTGTTCTTTTACAGAAATAGAGATATATGAACGTCTTGTTTTTCAATATGCTAAAAATTTTTACAAGTACCGAAAGTTAAATACAAAACAATCTATAATAGAAATGCGTAAATGTATAGGGGTGATGAAATTAGTCTCTAGTTATCATCTCGCCTTAACATTTGAGGAGCACTTAGAAAATATTTTAAGAAAATGAACTAATCTATTGCAGATATGAAAAAAAATAAATAAGTTATTTTTTTGCGGTACAATGAACCTATCAAACATGAAGGGAGCAATATTATGTCTGAAGAACTAAAAAAAGTCCTTGAGTCAAGTGCAATGGCTAAAGGTGATGGTTGGAAACTTTAGTTTCCTAATACGTTTTTACACAGCAGAGACTCGTTCTCTGCTTTTATGATAGGGGTAGATAATATGAAAACAGTTAAGGAAAATTTATTATTTAGACTTGAGAAATTTGGTGGTATTCTTATTAATAAAACTACCTTTGCGAGAATCGAATTAAACAAATTAGAAGCCTGTTTTTTGTATGCTGTTAGATACTGTGGGTTAGAAAAAACAATAAAATATTTTGAGGATAATTATCAAACGCAAGGACTACAAAATATTTTAGAGTATGATTTATTTGAAGAAAACAATGGTAAGGATCTAGTTGCTCTTCCTAAAGATATTATTAAACACGCAGAGAAGAAAATCGAAGAATTAAGTAAAAAGAATATCTTGAGTTTTCCGTTAGAATTAACGATTTATCCTAGTATGTATTGTGATTTAAGTTGTAGTTTCTGCTTTTTAGCAGAAAGGGAAGAAAAATCTTCTAAATCGGCTCAAGATTGGAGAAAGATATTAGAACAAGCAAAAGAAAATGGAATACTTAGTATATCTATATTAGGTGGTGAGCCAACACGATATTATGATATTGACAATTTATTAAGAGTGTGTGATAGTTTAAAACTAAAAACAACTATTACAACAAATGCTCAATTTATCAAAAAAAGTACTATAAAAGTTATAGAGCAGTCTTCTTATATAACACCAGTATTGTCACTACAATCATTAGATGAAAAATTGAATTTTGAACTAATGGGTGTAAGACCACTTAGACAAGTTGAACTTATTAAACATTTTAAAAAAATAGGAAAAAAATGTCGCATTAATACAGTATATACAAAACAATCCTTAGAACAAATTAAAGACTTAGTAGATTTTTGCTCAGAGAACAACGTTGAAAGATTTTCTGTAGCGAATTACTCTGAGGTAACCGGTTTCACTAGAATAAAGAAGAAATATGATTTGTTTGATTTGAGAAAATTAAATGAAAGAATTTCAGAATACATAGATTCGCAGAACTACGAACTTGTCTTTGCAACAGAAGGTTGTCATCTGTTTACCGCTTATCCTGAATTGATTAAAGACTCGATTGAATTTTCCAAGTTTGATGAAATGTATTTTGGATGTAGAGCAAAGTATACTAAAATGGAAATAATGTCTAATGGAGATGTGTTGCCTTGTATTGCTTTTTTAGGAAGTGAGCAGAGAAAATCGAATGCTTTTAAATCAAAGCTGGTAGATATTTGGAGTAACGATAAGCTTTACAACGATATAAGGAAATTTAAAACTAAAAATACAAGATGTTTATCTTGTAGCTTGATAAATATTTGTCAAGGAGGATGCTATGTTAACTTACTTAGAGAGGAGAGACCAGAAGAAGCGAGGGATTCCGTATGTACGCTGTAATCAAGCACAACAAAGCTTTGCTGGTGATGACGGTCTTTTTTGCTAGTCTTCCTTATTATTTTATCGAGTTGCTTTTGCTCAGAAGCTTAGGGTTTAGTTACTCTGTGATTGGGCTGCTTAGTGTGGTGACGCAAATTTTTGGAATGGTTTTTGATATCCCACTTAGTTTTTTAGCGCATAAGGTGGGCTATAAAAAGATTATGATAGCCTCTCACTTGCTCTTGTGTTTAGGCTTGTTCAGCTTGGTGCAGGGGAGTATAGTAGCGGCTTTTTGCTCAGCTGTTTTCATGGGACTGTCAGAGTCGTTGTCGTCGGGCGTTTTATCGTCTTATACCTTTGAGCTGTTTGAGAGTGAGCCAGACTACGAGAATTTTCTCAAAAATGCCAACACGCTCAAGTATATTTTTATTGCGCTAGTGACTATCATCTCGCCTTTACTGCTCAAGTGGAGCGTGGCTTATCCGCTCTATCTCTCACTGCTTATTGTGGCAATTAGTCTAGCAGCGCTTCTCATGTTACCTGAGGTGATGGGTAGTGAAGAAGTGACAGAAGAGCACAGCCTTTTTCACAATCTCAGTCAAGTGCCTTGGCAGATGATTGTGTTTGGAGTAGTTTTTAGCTCTCTTTTGATGGTCAATAATCAATATGCTAGCCTGATTTTGCTGGATTACCATTTTCCACTAGATTATCTAGGTGTTTTGCTCTTTCTCTTTAATCTCATGATGGCTTTAGGCAGTCATCTCAAGCTCAGATGGCAGGCTGTTCTTTTTCTTCCTCTGTGTGTGCTGGCAGTTTCCTTTGTGCAAACGAACTTCGCTCTTGTCCCTTTGTTTCTGGTGATAAGGATGCTTAATGCCAACTATGTCAATCAATTTGCCATCAAGATGAACGGCGCTATTAGTGGTGATAGGGCAGTGGCTTGGTCGATTTACAATTTTGCTATTTCACTGAGTTTTATTGTGGTTGACTTGGTGGCTGGGTTTATGGCAGACGTTCTAGGACTTTCTGGTCTTTATCGTTTCTTTGGAGCGCTCGCTTGTCTCTATGCGCTGTATTATCTTATTCGGCAAAGATTATCAAAATAAAAGCTTCCTTGTGGAAGCTTTTTGTCTATTGAAATTCGGCTTTGCTTTTGACATCGCTATATTCTTCAGGAGTTTCAGCAGAGAGGATGTCCTCGTAGCTAGGGAGTTTGATGTCCTTGCCGTATTTATTTTTAAGAGCTGTTGTGACAAGGCGGTAGGCTAGATTAGCATTACGTGAGAGGATAGGTCCGTGGAAATAAGAGCCAAAGACGTTCTTGTAGTGGACACCTTCGCCGCCGTCTTCTTTATTGTTGCCATTACCATAGACGACCTTACCAAGAGGTTTTTCATCGTCTGAGAGGAAGGTGCGCCCTTGGTGATTTTCAAAACCGTAGTAGGTCTCGTCAAACTCATCGTTATGAATCTTGATGTCGCCGATGTAGCGGTTGTTTTGCTGGTTGAGGGTATAGT encodes:
- a CDS encoding VOC family protein, whose translation is MKIEHVALYVEDLEKSKAFFEHYFKAQAGAQYHNKKTNFRSYFLTFEGGARLEIMTRDDLELQAKPHTRTGFAHIAFSLGSKEKVDSLTEQLVLDGYECISGPRTTGDGYYESCILDSEGNQIELTV
- the lpdA gene encoding dihydrolipoyl dehydrogenase, producing MAVEVIMPKLGVDMQEGEILEWKKQEGDVVNEGDILLEIMSDKTNMELEAEDSGVLLKIVHQAGETVPVTEVIAYIGAEGESVEAPSATATITAADGQSVTAPAQPSKEAVAEVAAQPKEALGADEYDIVVVGGGPAGYYAAIRGAQLGGKIAIVEKSEFGGTCLNKGCIPTKTYLKNAEILDGLKIAAGRGINLASTNYSIDMDKTVAFKDGVVKTLTGGVRGLLKANKVEIFNGLGQVNPDKTVVIGDKVIKGRHIILATGSKVSRINIPGIDSPLVLTSDDILDLKEIPSSLAVIGGGVVGVELGLVYAAYGTEVTVIEMADRIIPAMDKEVSLELQRILAKKHGMKFLTSTSLSEIVEHGNQLTLKLADGTEVVADKALLSIGRVPQLKGLENLDLELERGRIKVDAYQETSIKGIYAPGDVNGTKMLAHAAYRMGEIAAENALRGNTRKAHLDFTPAAVYTHPEVAMVGLTEDQAREQYGEILVGKNSFAGNGRAIASNEAEGFVKVISEPKYHEILGVHIIGPAAAEIINEAATIMEMELTIDEVAQSIHGHPTFSEVLYEAVMDVLGEAIHNPPKRK
- a CDS encoding GTP pyrophosphokinase, which produces MPKMIEKVERLVTEINKIHEQYAKDYFETGKVEKVNLSRTFSKVPTEYILAYRLHLHEAINDYLYKADVKDINFYYRVKTTESILDKIDYHRKRETTYPVNTILNDIFGARVILDSHDVNAILNKIDDWKDNYKLSNWYLKDADGYIGVHAYFAPNGNFPWELQIWDEKDAKQNIESHKQTLASK
- a CDS encoding lipoate--protein ligase translates to MKYIVNNSHDPAYNIALEAYAFRELTALDEIFILWINEPAIIIGKHQNTIEEINKAFTDEHGIHVVRRLSGGGAVYHDLNNLNYTIISNKSDEGAFDFKTFSKPVIDTLANLGVKAEFTGRNDLEIDGKKFCGNAQAYYKGRMMHHGCLLFDVDMSVLGQALKVSKDKIESKGVKSVRARVTNIVDELPEKITVQEFSDALLNQMKKEYPDMDEYVLTDEDLSAIQKLRDEQFATWDWTYGQAPDYTIERSVRYPAGKITTYADVENSIIKSLKIYGDFFGVRGVEDIEELLKGVRYEYSDVLAKLNTIDTTQYFSRMTTEEVAKAIVEA
- a CDS encoding TetR/AcrR family transcriptional regulator; its protein translation is MLDARFLKTRQRYFDALEILLKEQSFESIRISDLVREAKTTRKTFYNHYQDKIELIVDYQEELTKEIFAIQKEHTQLNEDYFYQIIVLLRQKGALLSALLNYNGSLELQSMIKSQMIESCLVMLSDKTLTRAKRHYQAHFMANAIFGTLQYYLTLDYDRPSQEVAAIIAELVASLHIL
- a CDS encoding HXXEE domain-containing protein, which gives rise to MTFLRNHWYDLGLIPMSLTALYLALNWGDLSVLSRLALLNFFVIWWHQFEEYRLPGGEAAITNLAMQPSDDGPSDRYPLNQNNAMVINVLASLIFYFLPVFFPNILWLSFAPVVFGLLQFVVHAIITPKKIDNRFYSPGLGAVILGHVPIACYWFYYTMTKGQLTLLDIVFGVVYLMLFVAGFMMKMGYGILKSPTSPYPFPKAEFERGGYAERIRQLDN
- a CDS encoding Rgg/GadR/MutR family transcriptional regulator, which encodes MENFGKIFRKFREARNLTLKDVSGSHLSISQLSRFENEETDLTITKFMKALDAINMPIDEFIYATNDFHRDDLNELLEKIRSFIANRDIDSMEALLVSYSETNNDNKEIFHKLNTILIKIRLQDLSHKVYIDKGDLEYLTNYLFSVEFWGCYELLLFTNTLDFLNHKTFMILSREMCRRSDFYKEIPNNRRLISIMLLNAYITCIERSELIDALYFEKQLNICSFTEIEIYERLVFQYAKNFYKYRKLNTKQSIIEMRKCIGVMKLVSSYHLALTFEEHLENILRK
- a CDS encoding KxxxW-cyclized peptide pheromone; protein product: MSEELKKVLESSAMAKGDGWKL
- the kwcM gene encoding KxxxW cyclic peptide radical SAM maturase (This protein, a peptide-modifying radical SAM/SPASM domain protein, cyclizes KxxxW-containing RiPP precursor peptides by creating a Lys-to-Trp crosslink.), whose amino-acid sequence is MKTVKENLLFRLEKFGGILINKTTFARIELNKLEACFLYAVRYCGLEKTIKYFEDNYQTQGLQNILEYDLFEENNGKDLVALPKDIIKHAEKKIEELSKKNILSFPLELTIYPSMYCDLSCSFCFLAEREEKSSKSAQDWRKILEQAKENGILSISILGGEPTRYYDIDNLLRVCDSLKLKTTITTNAQFIKKSTIKVIEQSSYITPVLSLQSLDEKLNFELMGVRPLRQVELIKHFKKIGKKCRINTVYTKQSLEQIKDLVDFCSENNVERFSVANYSEVTGFTRIKKKYDLFDLRKLNERISEYIDSQNYELVFATEGCHLFTAYPELIKDSIEFSKFDEMYFGCRAKYTKMEIMSNGDVLPCIAFLGSEQRKSNAFKSKLVDIWSNDKLYNDIRKFKTKNTRCLSCSLINICQGGCYVNLLREERPEEARDSVCTL
- a CDS encoding MFS transporter, translating into MYAVIKHNKALLVMTVFFASLPYYFIELLLLRSLGFSYSVIGLLSVVTQIFGMVFDIPLSFLAHKVGYKKIMIASHLLLCLGLFSLVQGSIVAAFCSAVFMGLSESLSSGVLSSYTFELFESEPDYENFLKNANTLKYIFIALVTIISPLLLKWSVAYPLYLSLLIVAISLAALLMLPEVMGSEEVTEEHSLFHNLSQVPWQMIVFGVVFSSLLMVNNQYASLILLDYHFPLDYLGVLLFLFNLMMALGSHLKLRWQAVLFLPLCVLAVSFVQTNFALVPLFLVIRMLNANYVNQFAIKMNGAISGDRAVAWSIYNFAISLSFIVVDLVAGFMADVLGLSGLYRFFGALACLYALYYLIRQRLSK